One window of the Diospyros lotus cultivar Yz01 chromosome 12, ASM1463336v1, whole genome shotgun sequence genome contains the following:
- the LOC127787689 gene encoding disease resistance protein RUN1-like isoform X1, with translation MAAAAASWGATQEVSSSLYPNPISPPQKYDVFLSFSGSDTRKRFTSHLLASMERNRFRTFRDDKELERGEDIGAGLMKAIEESRVSLVVLSKSYAMSRWCLDELVKIMDCKKKKKFQHTVIPIFYEIEPSEVRHQNGSIAEALDKHMVLSSRMEKWKAALTDVAQLSGFVLQSMVDRDEASFVKLIVEEIERQLNPTMRLHVADHSVGMIPRLQKLLKLLSMESSNDVRIVAIWGIGGLGKTTIAKAAYNHISCQFEGSSFVAEVRQTSQQPNGLFLLQKQILSDILRKENCSIQNSHEGIEFIKRRAFCGRRILLVLDDVDDVQQLKALAIDPKFLHSGSRIIITTRDISSLSSLRLVAEIYMPELLNKNESLQLFSWHAFQKDHPLEDYVRLSNEVVNYAGGIPLALEVLGSFLFGKTKSEWRSAMIKLKKIPHDDVVGKLKISFDSLNKEEKDLFLDIACFFAGMSRNFTIKVLEGCNCFPEIGIRCLVDRCLIKYEFGNTYGYESRYMYQIMMHDLLRNMGKEIVRQESIKDTSKRSRLWDHEDVLEMLRHDEGTEAIEGLILSPSEAKDVKVNAEAFKKMNKLRVLHLDHVHLGSGYEHLSKRLVWLRWHGFCLKFVPSQLCMETLVALDLSHSMIRQVWKGTKTLGKLKFLYLSHCYYLTTTPDFSALSNIEELFLNNCIRLLEVDESIRYLRKLVVLNLASCKNLRKLPSGSWMLNAKILNLSGCSKLEHFTEFQELRSKSRCALLSSLALRTKSMGSVFLSMNSVQGLRCLKLLRVANCNLSYIPAEIGKLIHLECLDLVGNNFCSLPESISNLTNLMHFNLSYCERLRSLPRLSAGIRVLEVQNCTSLESISLESDWQDTDMFFNNCPKLAHTHYAHDLERSLLMSMKSGSLSISLSGDMFLNWLEYQNAGPHISFVVPPHMHQNLIGWIFCAVYTIEEYLWGIGCTIHNKTKGIQIGHDQYVSVKLVDGIHSGDMTMLGYVSFSLKGIDIQRGDEVEISLHKVMVKKSGIHPLYKADV, from the exons atggctgctgctgctgcatcaTGGGGGGCGACACAGGAGGTGTCTTCATCGTTGTACCCCAACCCCATTTCCCCGCCGCAAAAATACGACGTCTTTTTGAGTTTTAGCGGATCCGACACTCGCAAGAGATTTACCAGTCATCTGTTAGCTTCTATGGAGCGAAACCGTTTTCGAACATTCAGAGACGACAAGGAACTGGAGAGAGGAGAGGACATTGGCGCGGGACTGATGAAGGCAATTGAGGAGTCGAGAGTTTCCCTGGTTGTGTTGTCGAAAAGCTATGCCATGTCGAGGTGGTGCCTCGACGAACTGGTGAAGATCATGGActgcaagaagaaaaagaagtttcAGCATACGGTCATACCCATCTTTTATGAGATCGAGCCATCCGAGGTACGACATCAAAACGGGAGCATCGCGGAAGCATTGGACAAGCACATGGTGCTGAGTTCCAGGATGGAGAAATGGAAAGCTGCTCTAACTGATGTCGCCCAGTTGTCCGGTTTTGTCTTGCAAAGCATGGTAGATAG AGACGAGGCAAGCTTCGTTAAGCTTATCGTTGAAGAGATTGAGCGACAGCTTAATCCAACCATGCGTCTACATGTTGCAGACCACTCAGTTGGAATGATACCTCGTTTACAAAAGCTTCTCAAATTACTGTCTATGGAGTCATCAAATGATGTTCGCATTGTTGCAATATGGGGAATTGGTGGCTTAGGCAAAACAACAATTGCCAAAGCTGCATATAACCATATTTCTTGTCAGTTTGAAGGTAGCAGCTTTGTCGCAGAGGTTAGACAAACTTCCCAACAACCAAatggtttgtttcttttgcaaaaacaaattttatctgACATcttgagaaaagaaaattgtagCATACAAAACAGCCACGAGGGAATCGAATTCATTAAAAGGAGAGCTTTTTGTGGAAGAAGAATTCTACTTGTTTTAGATGACGTAGATGATGTCCAACAGTTGAAAGCACTAGCTATCGATCCAAAATTTCTTCATAGTGGGAGTAGAATCATCATTACCACTAGAGACATTTCTTCCCTAAGTTCACTTAGATTAGTAGCTGAGATTTATATGCCAGAATTATTGAATAAGAATGAATCACTTCAATTGTTTAGTTGGCATGCCTTCCAAAAGGATCATCCTTTGGAAGACTACGTGAGGCTTTCAAATGAAGTAGTGAATTATGCCGGAGGAATTCCATTAGCTCTTGAAGTTTTGGGTTCCTTCTTGTTTGGCAAAACAAAATCTGAATGGAGAAGTgcaatgataaaattaaaaaagattccTCATGATGATGTTGTAGGAAAACTTAAGATAAGTTTTGATTCCCTCAATAAAGAGGAAAAGGATTTGTTCCTAGATATAGCATGCTTTTTTGCTGGCATGAGTAGAAACTTCACCATCAAAGTATTGGAAGGTTGTAACTGTTTTCCAGAAATTGGGATTCGATGCCTAGTTGATCGCTGTCTCATAAAATATGAGTTTGGAAATACGTATGGATATGAATCCCGATACATGTATCAGATAATGATGCATGATTTGCTTCGGAATATGGGTAAAGAGATAGTTCGACAAGAGTCAATTAAAGATACAAGCAAACGTAGCAGACTGTGGGATCACGAGGATGTTCTTGAAATGTTGAGACATGACGAG GGAACTGAAGCAATTGAGGGTCTTATACTATCACCATCGGAGGCAAAGGATGTGAAAGTAAATGCAGAAGCATTTAAAAAGATGAACAAACTCAGAGTACTTCATCTAGACCATGTTCACCTTGGTTCAGGTTATGAGCATCTATCCAAGAGGCTAGTATGGCTACGTTGGCATGgcttttgtctcaaatttgtgCCATCACAGTTATGCATGGAGACCTTGGTTGCTCTTGACTTGAGTCACAGCATGATAAGACAAGTTTGGAAAGGAACCAAG ACTTTGGGTAAGTTGAAATTCCTTTATCTTAGCCATTGCTATTACCTAACCACAACCCCTGATTTCTCTGCTCTCTCCAATATTGAGGAACTATTTCTCAACAACTGCATAAGGTTGTTAGAGGTTGATGAGTCTATCAGATATCTGCGCAAACTTGTGGTTCTAAACCTTGCGAGCTGTAAAAACCTCCGGAAGCTTCCCTCAGGGTCGTGGATGTTGAATGCAAAAATACTTAATCTCTCTGGTTGTTCCAAACTTGAACATTTTACGGAATTCCAAGAACTAAGGTCAAAATCAAGGTGTGCATTGTTGTCATCTTTGGCACTGCGGACAAAGAGCATGGGTTCTGTTTTTCTGTCAATGAACTCTGTGCAGGGCTTGAGGTGCTTAAAGCTATTGCGCGTAGCAAACTGCAATTTGTCATACATACCTGCTGAAATTGGGAAATTGATCCATTTGGAGTGTTTGGATCTGGTGGGTAACAACTTTTGCAGCTTGCCGGAAAGCATCAGTAACCTTACTAACTTAATGCACTTCAACTTGAGTTATTGTGAAAGACTTCGATCCCTCCCAAGGCTTTCAGCAGGTATACGGGTTTTGGAAGTTCAAAACTGCACATCTTTAGAAAGCATTTCACTTGAATCGGACTGGCAAGACACAGACATGTTCTTTAATAATTGTCCTAAATTGGCTCATACCCATTATGCACACGATCTTGAAAGAAGTTTGCTCATGTCCatg AAATCGGGTTCACTTAGCATCTCTCTTTCGGGGGACATGTTTCTGAATTGGTTGGAGTACCAGAACGCAGGACCCCATATATCTTTCGTGGTGCCACCTCATAtgcatcaaaatttaataggGTGGATCTTTTGTGCTGTCTACACAATTGAGGAATATTTATGGGGCATTGGGTGCACAATACACAATAAAACCAAAGGCATTCAAATTGGTCACGACCAATACGTATCTGTGAAACTTGTGGATGGAATCCACTCTGGAGATATGACAATGTTGGGCTAtgtttcattttctctcaaaggTATCGACATACAGAGGGGTGATGAAGTAGAGATTTCCTTACACAAAGTGATGGTGAAGAAGTCCGGGATACATCCCCTTTACAAGGCTGATGTCTGA
- the LOC127787689 gene encoding disease resistance protein RPV1-like isoform X6 → MAAAAASWGATQEVSSSLYPNPISPPQKYDVFLSFSGSDTRKRFTSHLLASMERNRFRTFRDDKELERGEDIGAGLMKAIEESRVSLVVLSKSYAMSRWCLDELVKIMDCKKKKKFQHTVIPIFYEIEPSEVRHQNGSIAEALDKHMVLSSRMEKWKAALTDVAQLSGFVLQSMVDRDEASFVKLIVEEIERQLNPTMRLHVADHSVGMIPRLQKLLKLLSMESSNDVRIVAIWGIGGLGKTTIAKAAYNHISCQFEGSSFVAEIMMHDLLRNMGKEIVRQESIKDTSKRSRLWDHEDVLEMLRHDEGTEAIEGLILSPSEAKDVKVNAEAFKKMNKLRVLHLDHVHLGSGYEHLSKRLVWLRWHGFCLKFVPSQLCMETLVALDLSHSMIRQVWKGTKTLGKLKFLYLSHCYYLTTTPDFSALSNIEELFLNNCIRLLEVDESIRYLRKLVVLNLASCKNLRKLPSGSWMLNAKILNLSGCSKLEHFTEFQELRSKSRCALLSSLALRTKSMGSVFLSMNSVQGLRCLKLLRVANCNLSYIPAEIGKLIHLECLDLVGNNFCSLPESISNLTNLMHFNLSYCERLRSLPRLSAGIRVLEVQNCTSLESISLESDWQDTDMFFNNCPKLAHTHYAHDLERSLLMSMKSGSLSISLSGDMFLNWLEYQNAGPHISFVVPPHMHQNLIGWIFCAVYTIEEYLWGIGCTIHNKTKGIQIGHDQYVSVKLVDGIHSGDMTMLGYVSFSLKGIDIQRGDEVEISLHKVMVKKSGIHPLYKADV, encoded by the exons atggctgctgctgctgcatcaTGGGGGGCGACACAGGAGGTGTCTTCATCGTTGTACCCCAACCCCATTTCCCCGCCGCAAAAATACGACGTCTTTTTGAGTTTTAGCGGATCCGACACTCGCAAGAGATTTACCAGTCATCTGTTAGCTTCTATGGAGCGAAACCGTTTTCGAACATTCAGAGACGACAAGGAACTGGAGAGAGGAGAGGACATTGGCGCGGGACTGATGAAGGCAATTGAGGAGTCGAGAGTTTCCCTGGTTGTGTTGTCGAAAAGCTATGCCATGTCGAGGTGGTGCCTCGACGAACTGGTGAAGATCATGGActgcaagaagaaaaagaagtttcAGCATACGGTCATACCCATCTTTTATGAGATCGAGCCATCCGAGGTACGACATCAAAACGGGAGCATCGCGGAAGCATTGGACAAGCACATGGTGCTGAGTTCCAGGATGGAGAAATGGAAAGCTGCTCTAACTGATGTCGCCCAGTTGTCCGGTTTTGTCTTGCAAAGCATGGTAGATAG AGACGAGGCAAGCTTCGTTAAGCTTATCGTTGAAGAGATTGAGCGACAGCTTAATCCAACCATGCGTCTACATGTTGCAGACCACTCAGTTGGAATGATACCTCGTTTACAAAAGCTTCTCAAATTACTGTCTATGGAGTCATCAAATGATGTTCGCATTGTTGCAATATGGGGAATTGGTGGCTTAGGCAAAACAACAATTGCCAAAGCTGCATATAACCATATTTCTTGTCAGTTTGAAGGTAGCAGCTTTGTCGCAGAG ATAATGATGCATGATTTGCTTCGGAATATGGGTAAAGAGATAGTTCGACAAGAGTCAATTAAAGATACAAGCAAACGTAGCAGACTGTGGGATCACGAGGATGTTCTTGAAATGTTGAGACATGACGAG GGAACTGAAGCAATTGAGGGTCTTATACTATCACCATCGGAGGCAAAGGATGTGAAAGTAAATGCAGAAGCATTTAAAAAGATGAACAAACTCAGAGTACTTCATCTAGACCATGTTCACCTTGGTTCAGGTTATGAGCATCTATCCAAGAGGCTAGTATGGCTACGTTGGCATGgcttttgtctcaaatttgtgCCATCACAGTTATGCATGGAGACCTTGGTTGCTCTTGACTTGAGTCACAGCATGATAAGACAAGTTTGGAAAGGAACCAAG ACTTTGGGTAAGTTGAAATTCCTTTATCTTAGCCATTGCTATTACCTAACCACAACCCCTGATTTCTCTGCTCTCTCCAATATTGAGGAACTATTTCTCAACAACTGCATAAGGTTGTTAGAGGTTGATGAGTCTATCAGATATCTGCGCAAACTTGTGGTTCTAAACCTTGCGAGCTGTAAAAACCTCCGGAAGCTTCCCTCAGGGTCGTGGATGTTGAATGCAAAAATACTTAATCTCTCTGGTTGTTCCAAACTTGAACATTTTACGGAATTCCAAGAACTAAGGTCAAAATCAAGGTGTGCATTGTTGTCATCTTTGGCACTGCGGACAAAGAGCATGGGTTCTGTTTTTCTGTCAATGAACTCTGTGCAGGGCTTGAGGTGCTTAAAGCTATTGCGCGTAGCAAACTGCAATTTGTCATACATACCTGCTGAAATTGGGAAATTGATCCATTTGGAGTGTTTGGATCTGGTGGGTAACAACTTTTGCAGCTTGCCGGAAAGCATCAGTAACCTTACTAACTTAATGCACTTCAACTTGAGTTATTGTGAAAGACTTCGATCCCTCCCAAGGCTTTCAGCAGGTATACGGGTTTTGGAAGTTCAAAACTGCACATCTTTAGAAAGCATTTCACTTGAATCGGACTGGCAAGACACAGACATGTTCTTTAATAATTGTCCTAAATTGGCTCATACCCATTATGCACACGATCTTGAAAGAAGTTTGCTCATGTCCatg AAATCGGGTTCACTTAGCATCTCTCTTTCGGGGGACATGTTTCTGAATTGGTTGGAGTACCAGAACGCAGGACCCCATATATCTTTCGTGGTGCCACCTCATAtgcatcaaaatttaataggGTGGATCTTTTGTGCTGTCTACACAATTGAGGAATATTTATGGGGCATTGGGTGCACAATACACAATAAAACCAAAGGCATTCAAATTGGTCACGACCAATACGTATCTGTGAAACTTGTGGATGGAATCCACTCTGGAGATATGACAATGTTGGGCTAtgtttcattttctctcaaaggTATCGACATACAGAGGGGTGATGAAGTAGAGATTTCCTTACACAAAGTGATGGTGAAGAAGTCCGGGATACATCCCCTTTACAAGGCTGATGTCTGA
- the LOC127787689 gene encoding disease resistance protein RUN1-like isoform X2, giving the protein MERNGFRTFRDDKELERGEDIGAGLMKAIEESRVSLVVLSKSYAMSRWCLDELVKIMECKKKKKFQHTVVPIFYEIEPSEVRRQNGIIAEALDKHIVLSSRMEKWKTALTDVAQLSGFVLQSMVDRDEASFVELIIEEVERQLNPTIRLHVADHSVGMIPRLQKLHKLLSMESSNDVRIVAIWGIGGLGKTTIAKAAYNHISCQFEGSSFIANVRQTSQQPNGLFLLQKQILSDILRKENCSIQNSHEGIEFIKRRAFCGRRILLVLDDVDDVQQLKALAIDPKILHNGSRIIITTRDISSLSSLRLVVEIYTPELLNNHESLQLFSWHAFQKDHPLEDYVKLSNEVVNYAGGVPLALEVLGSFLLGKTKFEWRNAMIKLKKIPHDDVVGKLKISFDSLNKEEKDLFLDIACFFTGMSRNFTIKVLEGCNFFPEIGIRCLANCCLIKYEFGKGYGYESRYMYQIMMHDLLRDMGREIIRQESIKDTSRRSRLWDHEDVLEMLRHSKGTEAIEGLILSPSEAKDVKVNAEAFKKMNKLRVLHLDHVHLGSGYEHLSKRLVWLRWHGFCLKFVPSQLCMENLVALDLSHSMIRQVWKGTKTLGKLKFLYLSHCYYLTTTPDFSVLSNIEELFLNNCIRLLEVDESITYLRKLLVLNLASCKNLLKLPSGSWMLNAKILNLSGCSKLEHFAEVQELRSKSRCALLSSLAVRTRSMGSVFLSMSSVQGLRCLKLLRVANCNLSCIPAEIGKLIHLECLDLVGNNFCSLPESISNLTNLLHLNLSYCERLRSLPRLSAGIRVLEVQNCTSLESISLESDWHDTDMFFYNCPKLAHTHYAHDLERSLLMSMKSGSLSISLSGDMFLNWLEYQNAGPHISFVVPPHMHQNLIGWIFCAVYTIEEYLWGIGCTIHNKTKGIQIGHDQYVSVKLVDGIHSGDMTMLGYVSFSLKGIDIQRGDEVEISLHKVMVKKSGIHPLYKADV; this is encoded by the exons ATGGAGCGAAACGGTTTTCGAACGTTCAGAGACGACAAGGAACTGGAGAGAGGAGAGGACATTGGCGCGGGACTGATGAAGGCAATTGAGGAGTCGAGAGTTTCTCTGGTTGTGTTGTCAAAAAGCTATGCCATGTCGAGGTGGTGCCTTGACGAACTGGTGAAGATCATggagtgcaagaagaagaagaagttccAACATACGGTCGTACCCATCTTTTATGAGATCGAACCATCCGAGGTACGACGTCAAAACGGGATCATCGCGGAAGCATTGGACAAGCACATTGTGCTGAGTTCCAGGATGGAGAAATGGAAAACAGCTCTAACTGATGTCGCCCAGTTGTCTGGCTTTGTCTTACAAAGCATGGTAGATAG AGACGAGGCAAGCTTCGTTGAGCTTATCATTGAAGAGGTTGAGCGGCAGCTTAATCCAACCATACGTTTACACGTGGCAGACCACTCAGTTGGAATGATACCTCGTTTACAAAAGCTTCACAAATTACTATCTATGGAGTCATCAAATGATGTTCGCATTGTTGCAATATGGGGAATTGGTGGCTTAGGCAAAACAACAATTGCCAAAGCTGCATATAACCATATTTCTTGTCAGTTTGAAGGTAGCAGCTTTATCGCAAATGTTAGACAAACTTCCCAACAACCAAatggtttgtttcttttgcaaaaacaaattttatctgACATcttgagaaaagaaaattgtagCATACAAAATAGCCACGAAGGGATCGAATTCATTAAAAGGAGAGCTTTTTGTGGAAGAAGAATTCTACTTGTTTTAGATGATGTAGATGATGTCCAACAATTGAAAGCACTAGCTATCGATCCAAAAATTCTTCATAATGGGAGTAGAATCATCATTACCACTAGAGACATTTCTTCCCTAAGTTCACTTAGATTAGTAGTTGAGATCTATACGCCagaattattaaataatcaCGAATCACTTCAATTGTTTAGTTGGCATGCCTTCCAAAAGGATCATCCTTTGGAAGACTATGTGAAGCTTTCAAATGAAGTAGTGAATTATGCCGGAGGAGTTCCATTAGCTCTTGAAGTTTTGGGTTCCTTCTTGTTGGGCAAAACAAAATTTGAATGGAGAAATgcaatgataaaattaaaaaagattccTCATGATGATGTTGTAGGAAAACTTaagataagttttgattcaCTTAATAAAGAGGAAAAGGATTTGTTCCTAGATATAGCATGTTTCTTTACTGGCATGAGTAGAAACTTCACCATCAAAGTATTGGAAGGTTGTAACTTTTTCCCAGAAATTGGAATTCGATGTCTAGCTAACTGTTGTCTCATAAAATATGAGTTTGGAAAAGGGTATGGATATGAATCTCGATACATGTATCAGATAATGATGCATGACTTGCTTAGGGATATGGGTAGGGAAATAATTCGACAAGAGTCAATTAAAGATACAAGCAGGCGTAGTAGACTGTGGGATCACGAGGATGTCCTTGAAATGTTGAGACACAGCAAG GGAACTGAAGCAATTGAGGGTCTTATACTATCACCATCGGAGGCAAAGGATGTGAAAGTAAATGCAGAAGCATTTAAAAAGATGAACAAACTCAGAGTACTTCATCTAGACCATGTTCACCTTGGTTCAGGTTATGAGCATCTATCCAAGAGGCTAGTATGGCTACGTTGGCATGgcttttgtctcaaatttgtgCCATCACAGTTATGCATGGAGAACTTGGTTGCTCTTGACTTGAGTCACAGCATGATAAGACAAGTTTGGAAAGGAACCAAG ACTTTGGGTAAATTGAAATTCCTTTATCTTAGCCATTGCTATTACCTAACCACAACCCCTGATTTCTCTGTTCTCTCTAATATTGAGGAATTATTTCTGAACAACTGCATAAGGTTGTTAGAGGTTGATGAGTCTATTACATATCTGCGCAAACTTTTGGTTCTAAACCTTGCAAGCTGTAAAAACCTCCTGAAGCTTCCCTCAGGGTCGTGGATGTTGAATGCAAAAATACTTAACCTCTCTGGTTGTTCCAAACTAGAACATTTTGCTGAAGTCCAAGAACTAAGGTCAAAATCAAGGTGCGCATTGCTGTCATCTTTGGCAGTGCGGACAAGGAGCATGGGTTCTGTTTTTCTGTCAATGAGCTCTGTGCAGGGCTTGAGGTGCTTAAAGCTATTGCGCGTAGCAAACTGCAATTTGTCATGCATACCCGCTGAAATTGGGAAATTGATCCATTTGGAGTGTTTGGATCTGGTGGGAAACAACTTTTGCAGCTTGCCGGAAAGCATCAGTAACCTTACTAACTTACTGCACCTCAACTTGAGTTATTGTGAAAGACTTCGATCCCTCCCAAGGCTTTCAGCAGGTATACGGGTGTTGGAAGTTCAAAACTGCACATCTTTAGAAAGCATTTCGCTTGAATCGGACTGGCATGACACAGACATGTTCTTTTATAATTGTCCTAAATTGGCTCATACCCATTATGCACACGATCTTGAAAGAAGTTTGCTCATGTCCatg AAATCGGGTTCACTTAGCATCTCTCTTTCGGGGGACATGTTTCTGAATTGGTTGGAGTACCAGAACGCAGGACCCCATATATCTTTCGTGGTGCCACCTCATAtgcatcaaaatttaataggGTGGATCTTTTGTGCTGTCTACACAATTGAGGAATATTTATGGGGCATTGGGTGCACAATACACAATAAAACCAAAGGCATTCAAATTGGTCACGACCAATACGTATCTGTGAAACTTGTGGATGGAATCCACTCTGGAGATATGACAATGTTGGGCTAtgtttcattttctctcaaaggTATCGACATACAGAGGGGTGATGAAGTAGAGATTTCCTTACACAAAGTGATGGTGAAGAAGTCCGGGATACATCCCCTTTACAAGGCTGATGTCTGA